A region of Phycisphaerales bacterium AB-hyl4 DNA encodes the following proteins:
- a CDS encoding AAA family ATPase — protein sequence MSTTNGHSVLRFYELSDAEQRERREGTRLYIAGMLAKGDYKQLKQAAEYVGVSTSKPRESLREWMKSTDPANARRLHVRACEAIDDAGTSYLWKRRLVRGAINVIFSRPGRGKSTLAADLASRVTNGKAWPDGSPCDAGEVLYIKGEGTDAAIRDRLKQAGADVKRCSIIGHATDDAGDKTMIDLATDCGELAGVLDQRPDTRLLVVDTLDSLFPSMRCIDNANIRKCLWPMQELAEQYGLCVAIFAHTNKGGYSDPLDRLSGGRAIGGSARCIWYLGKLDHEADACYMAAVKANDFMPAPTLEYSIVGLSPDQPGAIRWGDENDDVTAWELDRPQQAGQSSSKADEAEAWLRDLLSGGPRPAADVNAAAESAGFGKHVLRKAKAAVGAETHAQKGAIPPKYYLCMAGQSVPLPIDP from the coding sequence ATGAGCACGACCAACGGGCATAGCGTGCTGCGGTTCTATGAGCTTTCCGACGCCGAGCAGCGCGAACGCCGCGAAGGTACGAGGCTGTACATAGCGGGGATGTTGGCGAAGGGGGATTACAAGCAGCTCAAGCAAGCGGCCGAGTACGTCGGCGTGAGCACCAGCAAGCCGCGAGAATCGCTGCGGGAGTGGATGAAGAGCACCGACCCGGCGAACGCCCGGCGGCTGCACGTCCGGGCCTGTGAAGCGATTGACGACGCCGGCACGTCCTACCTGTGGAAGCGCCGGCTTGTTCGCGGGGCGATCAATGTGATTTTCAGCAGACCGGGCCGGGGCAAGTCGACGCTCGCGGCAGACCTGGCCAGCCGTGTCACCAATGGCAAGGCGTGGCCGGACGGTTCGCCCTGCGACGCCGGCGAAGTGCTCTACATCAAGGGCGAAGGCACCGACGCGGCGATACGCGACCGGCTCAAGCAGGCCGGCGCGGACGTGAAGCGGTGCAGCATCATCGGCCACGCGACCGACGACGCCGGCGATAAGACCATGATCGACCTGGCGACCGATTGCGGTGAGCTGGCCGGCGTGCTGGACCAGCGACCGGATACGCGGCTGCTGGTGGTCGACACGCTCGATAGCCTATTTCCGTCGATGCGCTGTATCGACAACGCGAACATCCGAAAATGCCTTTGGCCGATGCAGGAGCTTGCCGAGCAGTACGGGCTATGCGTGGCGATCTTCGCACACACCAACAAGGGCGGCTACAGCGATCCGCTGGACCGGCTCAGCGGCGGGCGGGCCATCGGTGGCAGCGCTCGGTGTATCTGGTACCTGGGCAAGCTGGACCACGAAGCCGATGCCTGCTACATGGCGGCGGTTAAGGCCAACGACTTCATGCCCGCCCCCACGCTCGAATACAGCATCGTCGGCCTGAGCCCCGACCAGCCGGGGGCGATCCGCTGGGGTGATGAGAATGACGACGTGACAGCGTGGGAGCTGGACCGACCACAGCAGGCGGGCCAGTCGAGCAGCAAGGCAGACGAGGCCGAAGCGTGGCTGCGTGACCTGCTGAGCGGTGGCCCACGACCTGCGGCCGACGTCAATGCAGCGGCCGAGTCGGCAGGATTCGGCAAGCATGTGCTGCGGAAAGCGAAGGCGGCGGTGGGGGCTGAAACGCACGCACAAAAGGGCGCGATTCCGCCCAAATACTACTTGTGCATGGCCGGCCAATCTGTGCCATTGCCTATAGACCCCTGA
- a CDS encoding helix-turn-helix domain-containing protein, translating into MSEQERFSEQIRQQVRASGLTRYRISMESGIPQSTLSRFMAGHGMSMANVDDLARLLGLSVKRRGRSAARGK; encoded by the coding sequence ATGAGCGAACAGGAACGATTCAGCGAGCAGATACGGCAGCAGGTCCGAGCGAGCGGCTTGACCCGCTACCGCATCAGCATGGAGTCCGGCATTCCACAGTCGACGCTATCGAGGTTCATGGCCGGCCACGGCATGAGCATGGCGAACGTCGATGATCTGGCCCGCCTGCTGGGGCTGAGTGTGAAGCGACGCGGCCGATCAGCGGCGAGGGGGAAGTAG
- a CDS encoding helix-turn-helix domain-containing protein, whose translation MVPTLVNNTPPDEWLTTTEVAKRLGCHRNTARHMADAGAFPNAIKLRRDWRVPAADVEAYIQQQRAERSRE comes from the coding sequence ATGGTGCCTACGCTCGTCAACAACACGCCCCCGGATGAATGGTTGACCACGACCGAGGTCGCCAAGCGGCTCGGTTGTCACCGCAACACCGCGCGGCACATGGCCGACGCCGGCGCGTTCCCCAACGCGATCAAGCTGCGGCGTGACTGGCGCGTGCCTGCGGCCGATGTGGAGGCGTACATTCAGCAGCAGCGAGCCGAAAGGTCACGCGAGTAG
- a CDS encoding helix-turn-helix transcriptional regulator yields the protein MPKPKQPTPRLLSSKEVAKIVGYSVPTVIRWAEMGMYDFPQPAIEGKRGRGKRWHSDDLDDWLKSIRTK from the coding sequence ATGCCCAAGCCCAAACAGCCAACCCCGCGGCTGCTGTCTTCCAAAGAAGTCGCGAAGATCGTCGGCTATTCGGTCCCTACGGTCATCCGATGGGCCGAAATGGGGATGTACGACTTCCCCCAGCCGGCCATCGAAGGAAAACGGGGCCGGGGTAAGCGCTGGCACTCCGATGATCTTGATGACTGGCTGAAGAGTATTCGCACAAAGTGA
- a CDS encoding helix-turn-helix transcriptional regulator — MSNTTTNTIEAATPAEGLADLLRRATSFTPALLDAEQAAAYCGVSRSHFLSMDQGGRLGPQKVKLGSSSRWSRAELEAWAAAGCPVRVEWAAMKEADR, encoded by the coding sequence ATGAGCAACACGACAACGAACACGATCGAAGCAGCGACGCCGGCCGAGGGCCTGGCGGATCTGTTGAGGCGGGCCACCAGCTTCACGCCGGCACTACTCGACGCCGAGCAGGCCGCGGCTTACTGCGGCGTGAGCCGTTCGCACTTCCTGAGCATGGACCAAGGCGGCAGGCTCGGGCCGCAGAAGGTGAAGCTTGGCAGCAGTTCGCGGTGGAGTCGTGCCGAGCTGGAAGCGTGGGCGGCGGCAGGCTGCCCCGTTCGCGTGGAGTGGGCAGCGATGAAGGAAGCAGACCGTTAA